The Malus domestica chromosome 10, GDT2T_hap1 genome contains a region encoding:
- the LOC103429730 gene encoding uncharacterized protein isoform X48, which yields MSKPSLRLQFTKLLVFYHVLLWQLGHWPQSKLHCRADVARLPEDEVSALRDFMSNTELRPEQIIEVTYCSDVVRTYGFVIECNCTNESGCRITGIRMSYLGLTGTIHEKVGDLTSLTYLILSNNTLHGGIPDTIGNLKNLQVLDLSRNQLNGSIPASLGRLVSLEYLYLQYNLLSQGIPPSFGSLTKLTELNLQFNMISDSIPEDFGNLSSLTIMELSENQLSGPLPQSLGNLTTLTTFYVSANNLSGKFPETYGNLTSLKKFSIAGNYISGPLPVETIAKWTNITHLVLVGNNFEGNLTEKIFRLPKLQYLLITDLANNSFPLPPKINNSANFISLTLRNCSINGTIPKYIGENMTSLRYLDLSFNKLTGGLPQNMSSKMIYMSFSRNMLNGTIAPSILGDSQTRIDLSFNYFSAEGSPVQSNQQLNLFACCRNSSTTEPQMMDPFEMKNRYCPENEPEYHSLFINCGGEETIVDGHQYDQDNDTSLFYTSPKKSWAYSLSGDFGVPESNTSNYIKSMTRGVHEAPLYEKARFSPISLEYYVFCLRKGNYIVTLYFKEIVDSKDEDYSSLRKRVFDVYIQDVRRLDYFKIREEEGTTEGPITKKISAVVVNDSGLLNIHLYWPGKGSYQYHPSFNGPLISAISVTPEFDPDKSKGQFVALITLASIVAALPLSLAFAWRMGWLPSEGFPKIETSQEKIVDEYQDSEELPSQEENGDEQRNTKDQGTRKNTEKYQGQEEIGDEHQDNEELPSQEEIGDEHQDNEELPSQEEIGDEHQDNEELPSQEEIGDEHQDNEELPSQEEIGDEPRNTKGQEEVGDEQRNTKDQGRRKNTKTKRKKKEKLGDEHPNIVKKLGMFGLSYGFPLGMSSEELPSQEEIGDKHQDSEEFPSKEEIGDEHQDSEELPSQEEIGDEQRNTKGQEEIGDEQRNTKDQGRRKNTETKRKKKEKIGDERPNTIKKLGMFGLSYGLPLDMSSEELPSKEEIGDEHQDSEELPSQEEIGDEQRNTKDQGRRKNTETKRKKKEKIGDERPNTVKKLGMFGLSYGLPLDMSSEELPSQEEIGDEQRKTKDQGRWKNTETKRKKKEKIGDEHPDTVKKLGMLGLSYGFPLGMSSEELPSEEEIGDEQQDSEELPSQEEIGDEQRNRKGQEEIGEEQRNTKDQGRQKNTETKRKKKEKIGDEHPDTVKKLGMFGLSYGFPLGMSNEELPSQEEIGDEHQDSEELPSQQEIGDEQRNKKGQEEIGDEQRNTKDQGRWKNTETKTKKKEKIGDEHPDTVKKLGMLGLSYGFPLGMSSEELPSEEEIGDEHQDSEELPSQEEIGDEQRNRKGQEEIGDEQRNTKDQGRRKNTETKRKKKEKIGDEHPDTVKKLGMFGLSYGFPLGMSSEELPSQEEIGDEHQDSEKLPSQEEIGDEQRNMKGQEEIGDEQRNTKDQGRRKNTETKMKKKEKIGDEHPDIVKKLGMLGSSYGFPLGMSSEELPSQEEISDEHQDNEELPSQEKIGDEQRNTKGQEEIGDEQRNTKDQGRRKNTKTKMKKKEKIGDEHPDTVKKLGMLGLSYGFPLGMSSEELLSQEEIGDEHQDSEELRSQEEISDEQRNTKGQEEIGDEQINTKDQGRRTNTKTRRKKNEKIGDEHLDAVKELINATENFSDKKKLGHSETFFMAQLPSHTVAVKKLDSAHFKGKIDKLKEEIGIIESLQHNNILKLLHAYIGKDLQFLVYEYMENKSLEDILFGSSTSGTIKLDWNTRVNICLGIAQGLQYLHERVQIVHTNIKSANILLNEKLEAKISDFGFANLYSEEDKVMAIGRETKKGYTAPEYLQTDDLDSKLDVFSFGVVVLEIVSGERNVRNQSKKETEVLLDRAYKANRNGNLKSLVDKNLSTFDEREALIILKLALECTTMGASVRPEMSGVVSVLLGEKSIDEVCSPAKPTGDINVVGSLEELAGISDMAAKPTGDINVVGSLEESAGISDMAESLSPLWGS from the exons ATGAGTAAGCCTTCTCTAAGACTGCAGTTTACTAAGCTTCTTGTTTTTTACCATGTTCTACTTTGGCAACTTGGACACTGGCCTCAATCCAAACTCCACTGCAGAGCCGACGTGGCTCGACTGCCGGAAGATGAAG TGTCTGCTCTCCGTGACTTTATGAGCAACACAGAGTTAAGGCCAGAGCAAATCATTGAGGTGACGTATTGCAGTGATGTAGTCCGGACTTACGGTTTTGTCATCGAATGTAATTGCACTAATGAGAGTGGATGCCGGATCACTGGAAT TAGAATGAGCTACTTAGGTTTAACTGGAACTATTCATGAAAAAGTGGGTGATCTTACAAGCCTAACCTACCT CATTCTATCCAACAACACACTTCATGGCGGAATACCAGACACCATTGGGAATTTGAAGAATCTCCAAGTCCT GGATCTATCGCGAAATCAACTCAATGGTTCAATACCAGCAAGCTTAGGGCGCTTGGTTTCTCTTGAATATCT ATATCTGCAATACAACTTGCTTAGCCAAGGTATACCACCAAGTTTTGGTTCACTGACGAAACTTACTGAATT GAATCTGCAGTTTAATATGATATCAGACTCAATTCCTGAGGATTTTGGAAATCTTTCGAGTCTTACAATTAT GGAACTGTCTGAGAATCAGCTGTCTGGTCCTCTTCCACAAAGCCTCGGAAACTTGACAACTCTCACAACCTT CTATGTGTCAGCCAATAATTTGAGTGGGAAATTTCCAGAAACTTATGGAAACCTCACAAGCCTGAAAAAGTT TTCGATAGCCGGGAATTACATTTCTGGTCCCTTACCAGTTGAAACCATAGCCAAGTGGACTAATATCACTCACCT GGTGCTCGTGGGAAACAATTTCGAAGGAAACTTGACTGAAAAAATATTCCGCTTGCCAAAGCTTCAGTATCT GTTGATAACTGACCTggcaaataatagtttcccaTTACCACCAAAAATCAACAACAGTGCCAATTTCATTTCTCT AACACTGAGGAACTGCTCAATCAACGGCACAATCCCCAAATACATTGGTGAAAATATGACATCCCTAAGATACCT AGACTTGAGCTTCAATAAGTTAACTGGTGGCCTCCCTCAGAATATGAGTTCAAAAATGATTTACat GTCTTTTTCTAGAAATATGCTTAACGGGACAATCGCACCTTCGATACTTGGGGACTCCCAAACTAGGAT AGATCTTTCGTTCAACTATTTTTCAGCAGAAGGCTCTCCAGTACAAAGCAACCAACAACT GAACTTGTTTGCATGCTGCCGCAACTCCTCAACCACTGAGCCACAAat GATGGATCCATTTGAAATGAAGAACAGATACTGTCCTGAAAACGAACCGGAGT ACCATTCCTTGTTTATTAATTGTGGTGGTGAAGAAACAATCGTAGATGGGCATCAATATGATCAAGATAATGACACATCCCTCTTTTACACAAGTCCAAAGAAAAGCTGGGCTTACAGCCTTTCCGGAGACTTTGGTGTACCAGAAAGTAATACTAGTAATTATATCAAGAGCATGACACGTGGAGTTCATGAGGCACCGTTGTATGAAAAAGCTCGGTTTTCCCCGATATCTCTCGAGTATTATGTTTTTTGTCTACGCAAAGGCAATTATATTGTGACGCTTTATTTCAAGGAAATTGTAGACAGTAAGGATGAAGATTATAGTAGTTTAAGAAAACGCGTATTTGATGTATATATTCAG GATGTGAGGAGACTAGATTATTTCAAGATTAGGGAGGAGGAGGGAACTACAGAAGGACCAATAACTAAAAAGATTTCAGCTGTGGTTGTAAATGATAGCGGTCTATTGAACATCCACTTGTACTGGCCTGGAAAGGGATCGTATCAATACCATCCTAGTTTTAATGGACCTCTAATATCAGCTATTTCTGTGACTCCTG AGTTCGATCCCGATAAAAGCAAAGGTCAATTTGTTGCATTGATTACGCTTGCTTCAATTGTTGCTGCTCTGCCGCTTTCATTGGCTTTTGCTTGGAGGATGGGCTGGCTGCCAAGCGAAGGGTTCCCCA AAATCGAAACAAGTCAAGAAAAAATAGTTGATGAGTATCAAGACAGCGAAGAGCTCCCCA GTCAAGAAGAAAATGGTGATGAGCAGAGAAACACGAAAGATCAAGGCACGCGgaagaacacagaaaaatatcAAG GTCAAGAAGAAATAGGAGATGAGCATCAAGACAACGAAGAGCTCCCCA GTCAAGAAGAAATAGGAGATGAGCATCAAGACAACGAAGAGCTCCCCA GTCAAGAAGAAATAGGAGATGAGCATCAAGACAACGAAGAGCTCCCCA GTCAAGAAGAAATAGGTGATGAGCATCAAGACAACGAAGAGCTCCCCA GTCAAGAAGAAATAGGTGATGAGCCGAGAAACACGAAAGGTCAAGAAGAAGTAGGAGATGAACAGAGAAACACGAAAGATCAAGGCAGGCGGaagaacacaaaaacaaagaggaagaaaaaggaaaaactaGGTGATGAGCATCCAAACATCGTCAAAAAATTGGGTATGTTCGGATTGAGCTATGGATTTCCGTTGGGAATGTCAAGCGAAGAGCTCCCCA GTCAAGAAGAAATAGGTGATAAGCATCAGGACAGCGAAGAGTTCCCCA GTAAAGAAGAAATAGGTGATGAGCATCAAGACAGCGAAGAGCTCCCCA GCCAAGAAGAAATAGGTGATGAGCAGAGAAACACGAAAGGTCAAGAAGAAATAGGTGATGAGCAGAGAAACACGAAAGATCAAGGCAGGCGGAAGAACACAGaaacaaagaggaagaaaaaggaaaaaataggTGATGAGCGTCCAAACACCATCAAAAAATTGGGTATGTTCGGATTGAGCTATGGATTACCGTTGGATATGTCAAGCGAAGAGCTCCCCA GTAAAGAAGAAATAGGTGATGAGCATCAAGACAGCGAAGAACTCCCCA GCCAAGAAGAAATAGGTGATGAGCAGAGAAACACGAAAGATCAAGGCAGGCGGAAGAACACAGaaacaaagaggaagaaaaaggaaaaaataggTGATGAGCGTCCAAACACCGTCAAAAAATTGGGTATGTTCGGATTGAGCTATGGATTACCGTTGGATATGTCAAGCGAAGAGCTCCCCA gCCAAGAAGAAATAGGTGATGAGCAGAGAAAAACGAAAGATCAAGGCAGGTGGAAGAACACAGaaacaaagaggaagaaaaaggaaaaaataggTGATGAGCATCCCGACACCGTCAAAAAATTGGGTATGTTGGGATTGAGCTATGGATTTCCGTTGGGTATGTCAAGCGAAGAGCTCCCCA GTGAAGAAGAAATAGGTGatgaacaacaagatagcgaagAGCTCCCCA gtCAAGAAGAAATAGGTGATGAGCAGAGAAACAGGAAAGGTCAAGAAGAAATAGGTGAGGAGCAGAGAAACACGAAAGATCAAGGCAGGCAGAAGAACACagaaacaaaaaggaagaaaaaggaaaaaataggTGATGAGCATCCAGACACTGTAAAAAAATTGGGTATGTTCGGATTGAGCTATGGATTTCCGTTGGGTATGTCAAACGAAGAGCTCCCCA GTCAAGAAGAAATAGGTGATGAGCATCAAGACAGCGAAGAACTCCCCA GTCAACAAGAAATAGGTGATGAGCAGAGAAACAAGAAAGGTCAAGAAGAAATTGGTGATGAGCAGAGAAACACGAAAGATCAAGGCAGGTGGAAGAACACAGAAACAAAGacgaagaaaaaggaaaaaataggTGATGAGCATCCAGACACCGTCAAAAAATTGGGTATGTTGGGATTGAGCTATGGATTTCCGTTGGGTATGTCAAGCGAAGAGCTCCCCA GTGAAGAAGAAATAGGTGATGAGCATCAAGATAGCGAAGAGCTCCCCA gtCAAGAAGAAATAGGTGATGAGCAGAGAAACAGGAAAGGTCAAGAAGAAATAGGTGATGAGCAGAGAAACACGAAAGATCAAGGCAGGCGGAAGAACACTGaaacaaagaggaagaaaaaggaaaaaataggTGATGAGCATCCAGACACTGTAAAAAAATTGGGTATGTTCGGATTGAGCTATGGATTTCCGTTGGGTATGTCAAGCGAAGAGCTCCCCA GTCAAGAAGAAATAGGTGATGAGCATCAAGACAGCGAAAAGCTCCCTA GTCAAGAAGAAATAGGTGATGAGCAAAGAAACATGAAAGGTCAAGAAGAAATAGGGGATGAGCAGAGAAACACGAAAGATCAAGGTAGGCGGAAGAACACAGAaacaaagatgaagaaaaaggaaaaaataggTGATGAGCATCCAGACATTGTTAAAAAATTGGGTATGTTGGGATCGAGCTATGGATTTCCGTTGGGTATGTCAAGCGAAGAGCTCCCCA gTCAAGAAGAAATAAGTGATGAGCATCAAGACAACGAAGAGCTCCCCA GTCAAGAAAAAATAGGTGATGAGCAGAGAAACACGAAAGGTCAAGAAGAAATAGGGGATGAGCAGAGAAACACGAAAGATCAAGGCAGGCGGaagaacacaaaaacaaagatgaagaaaaaggaaaaaataggTGATGAGCATCCAGACACTGTTAAAAAATTGGGTATGTTGGGATTGAGCTATGGATTTCCGTTGGGTATGTCAAGCGAAGAGCTCCTCA GTCAAGAAGAAATAGGTGATGAGCATCAAGACAGCGAAGAGCTCCGCA GTCAAGAAGAAATAAGTGATGAGCAGAGAAACACGAAAGGTCAAGAAGAAATTGGTGATGAGCAGATAAACACGAAAGATCAAGGCAGGCGGACGAACAcaaaaacaaggaggaagaaaaatgaaaaaataggTGATGAGCATCTAGACGCCGTCAAAGAATTAATAAATGCTACCGAAAATTTTAGcgacaaaaaaaaacttggtcATTCTGAGACATTTTTTATG GCACAACTGCCAAGTCATACTGTGGCCGTGAAGAAACTAGATTCCGCTCATTTTAAGGGAAAAATCGATAAACTGAAAGAGGAAATTGGCATCATAGAGTCATTGCAACACAACAATATCCTTAAACTGTTGCATGCTTATATTGGAAAAGACCTCCAATTTCTTGTTTACGAATACATGGAAAATAAATCCCTTGAAGACATCTTATTTG GCTCGAGTACTTCTGGCACAATCAAGCTTGATTGGAATACAAGGGTTAACATTTGCTTGGGAATAGCACAGGGTTTGCAATATCTACATGAGAGAGTACAGATTGTTCATACGAATATAAAATCTGCTAATATTCTTCTTAATGAAAAACTTGAGGCTAAGATATCGGACTTTGGATTTGCAAATCTTTATTCTGAAGAAGATAAAGTTATGGCCATCGGAAGAGAAACAAAGAA AGGCTACACGGCGCCAGAGTATTTGCAAACGGATGATTTAGATAGCAAACTGGATGTTTTCAGCTTTGGGGTGGTCGTACTTGAAATTGTTAGTGGGGAGAGAAACGTACGTaaccaatcaaagaaggaaactGAGGTTCTTTTAGACAGG GCTTATAAAGCAAATAGAAACGGAAATTTGAAGAGCTTGGTTGATAAGAATTTGTCTACATTTGATGAAAGAGAAGCCCTTATCATCTTGAAATTAGCATTGGAGTGCACCACGATGGGTGCTAGTGTCAGACCTGAAATGTCTGGAGTTGTTAGTGTTCTTCTTGGCGAAAAAAGCATTGACGAGGTTTGTTCACCTGCCAAGCCCACTGGCGACATCAATGTTGTTGGTTCCCTCGAAGAGTTGGCAGGCATTTCTGATATGGCTGCCAAGCCCACTGGCGACATCAATGTTGTTGGTTCCCTCGAAGAGTCGGCAGGCATTTCTGATATGGCAGAGTCTCTTTCCCCACTTTGGGGAAGTTGA